In Phycodurus eques isolate BA_2022a chromosome 10, UOR_Pequ_1.1, whole genome shotgun sequence, a genomic segment contains:
- the thoc7 gene encoding THO complex subunit 7 homolog isoform X2, whose product MGSVTDDEVIRKRLLIDGDGAGDDRRINLLLKTFTKWCNSPGTPDESFTQYQRMLGTLAQCEFSLGKTLMVYDMNLREMENYGKIYSNIEQNITSAHEKIAECKKEIQRAKRVRKNRQEYDALAKVIQHHPNRHETLKQLEALDKELQQLCNIKENVDAKLELRKKQFHVLLSTIQELQQTLENDEKMETDENNQQSPSESAE is encoded by the exons ATGGGGTCTGTAACCGATG ATGAAGTCATTCGAAAGCGTCTTCTTATCGACGGCGACGGAGCTGGGGATGATCGGAGaatcaatttgttgttaaaaaccTTCACCAAGTGGTGCAACTCGCCTGGGACACCGGATGAAAG cttCACACAGTACCAGAGGATGCTGGGTACATTGGCCCAATGCGAATTCTCCTTGGGAAAGACCCTGATGGTTTATGATATGAATCTGAGAGAAATGGAGAATTATGGGAAAATCTACTCAAATATAG AACAAAATATAACTTCGGCACACGAGAAGATAGCGGAATGCAAAAAGGAAATCCAGAGAGCAAAGCGAGTAAGAAAGAACCGCCAGG AATATGATGCTCTAGCAAAGGTTATTCAGCACCACCCTAATCGTCACGAAACACTCAA ACAATTGGAGGCACTTGACAAAGAACTCCAGCAATTGTGTAACATCAAGGAGAATGTGGATGCAAAG TTGGAACTACGGAAGAAACAGTTCCATGTACTACTCAGTACCATACAGGAACTACAGCAGACCCTTGAAA ATGATGAGAAAATGGAGACTGATGAAAACAATCAGCAGAGCCCGTCAGAGAGCGCTGAATga
- the thoc7 gene encoding THO complex subunit 7 homolog isoform X1, whose protein sequence is MGSVTDDEVIRKRLLIDGDGAGDDRRINLLLKTFTKWCNSPGTPDESSFTQYQRMLGTLAQCEFSLGKTLMVYDMNLREMENYGKIYSNIEQNITSAHEKIAECKKEIQRAKRVRKNRQEYDALAKVIQHHPNRHETLKQLEALDKELQQLCNIKENVDAKLELRKKQFHVLLSTIQELQQTLENDEKMETDENNQQSPSESAE, encoded by the exons ATGGGGTCTGTAACCGATG ATGAAGTCATTCGAAAGCGTCTTCTTATCGACGGCGACGGAGCTGGGGATGATCGGAGaatcaatttgttgttaaaaaccTTCACCAAGTGGTGCAACTCGCCTGGGACACCGGATGAAAG cagcttCACACAGTACCAGAGGATGCTGGGTACATTGGCCCAATGCGAATTCTCCTTGGGAAAGACCCTGATGGTTTATGATATGAATCTGAGAGAAATGGAGAATTATGGGAAAATCTACTCAAATATAG AACAAAATATAACTTCGGCACACGAGAAGATAGCGGAATGCAAAAAGGAAATCCAGAGAGCAAAGCGAGTAAGAAAGAACCGCCAGG AATATGATGCTCTAGCAAAGGTTATTCAGCACCACCCTAATCGTCACGAAACACTCAA ACAATTGGAGGCACTTGACAAAGAACTCCAGCAATTGTGTAACATCAAGGAGAATGTGGATGCAAAG TTGGAACTACGGAAGAAACAGTTCCATGTACTACTCAGTACCATACAGGAACTACAGCAGACCCTTGAAA ATGATGAGAAAATGGAGACTGATGAAAACAATCAGCAGAGCCCGTCAGAGAGCGCTGAATga